The DNA segment CAAACATTTACGTATATTGATGAAGAGCTAGGGATCGACTTAACGAAAAAGTGTAAGCTTGATACAATGGTGACGGTTGTAGATGCGAACCGCTTTTGGGATGATTATGCATCAGGCGAAACGCTACTTGATCGTAAAGAAGGGACAGATGAATCTGACACACGTGAAATTTCAGATCTACTAGTCGATCAAATTGAGTTTGCCGATGTGATTATTGTCAATAAGATTGAGATGTTAAAAGAAGTAGATAAAAATGAGTTACTAGAGTTCATAAGAAAATTAAATGCAGATGCTGATATTATTCCAACTTCATACTCTAAGGT comes from the Desertibacillus haloalkaliphilus genome and includes:
- a CDS encoding CobW family GTP-binding protein, coding for CTLREDLMQEVERIVDTGDIDYIVIESSGISEPVPVAQTFTYIDEELGIDLTKKCKLDTMVTVVDANRFWDDYASGETLLDRKEGTDESDTREISDLLVDQIEFADVIIVNKIEMLKEVDKNELLEFIRKLNADADIIPTSYSKV